Sequence from the Streptomyces sp. NBC_00358 genome:
CCTTCACCAGGAGCATCTGGGGGCCTCATGCAACACCACCCATCCCGTGCAGCCATTGTCGCGGGCGTCCTTCTCACCGCCGTCGGCGCCACGGTCCCCGCATCCGCGGCCGTGCAGTCGCAGGCATCCGCCAAGGTCACGCCGCCCGCGCGCATCGTCAACGCCCGCTGGGGCGGGCACTGTACCTACGACCGGGTCGTCATCGACGTCCGGGGCACCGCCCCGTCCGTCAGCGTCAAGCCGGTCACGACACTTCGCTACGAGGCTTCCGGGAAGAAGGTCCCACTCGCGGGGAAGTACTTCCTGGACATGAGGCTCTCTCACGCTGTCGCCCACGACAACGCGGGCAACTCGGTCTACCTGGGTCCGCGACTGGTGAAGATCCAGTTGCCCAAGCTGAAGGGTCTCGCCTTCACCGGAGACTTCGAAGGGGTGGTCTCCTTCGGAACCGCCTTCCAGACCAAGCCCACGTACAAGGTCTACAAGCTGCACAGCCCCGAGCGCGTGGTCCTGGACATCAACCACGCCAACTCGTGCGGGTGAGTGCCGGACGCCACCGAAGCGTGTCAGCCGCCCTGCGGGGCGGCTGAACCGTCTGAGCGTCCAACCGTCCGGACCGGACGTCGAACCACGGTCTGGCCGACCGGCCGCCGCGACCGGTCCCGCGAAAGCCGTCCTGCGAACGGTACGACCACTCCGGATGCGCGTGCCGGGCAGCGCCCGCAGGCTGAGCACATGGCCAGTCATCAGCCCATGGTCGTCGTCTACCCGCCTGCCGCGGACGGCGGCCGCAGAGTCCGTGTCGCTGCCGGGTTCATCGGCATGGCCTACACCCTGGTCGACATCGCCGAATTCCTGCGCCGAGCCGGGATGGACGACATCGAGGCATCCGACATCAAGGCCGCGGACTGGATCGAATGGCGTGGCGGCGGCCCCGGTATGTGGGACCACTGACCGCTGCCGATCCCCGAGGCGTCGAGGCGGTGCCGTACGGTCCCACACATGATCCTTCCGAAGGTCCGTGATCCTCGCTTCGTGACGATCCGTCGCGGCGGGACGCTCACTGATGCGGATCACCATCTCCTGGCCCTCTGGGCGGCACTGTGCGCGGAGCACGTCCTTCCCCTGTTCGAATCGGCCCGGCCCGAGGACGGACGGCCGCGTCAAGCGATCGAGCACGCCCGCGCCTGGGTGCGGGGCGAGGTCAGGATGACCGACGCTCGGGC
This genomic interval carries:
- a CDS encoding AMIN-like domain-containing (lipo)protein, translated to MQHHPSRAAIVAGVLLTAVGATVPASAAVQSQASAKVTPPARIVNARWGGHCTYDRVVIDVRGTAPSVSVKPVTTLRYEASGKKVPLAGKYFLDMRLSHAVAHDNAGNSVYLGPRLVKIQLPKLKGLAFTGDFEGVVSFGTAFQTKPTYKVYKLHSPERVVLDINHANSCG